A region from the Rosa rugosa chromosome 6, drRosRugo1.1, whole genome shotgun sequence genome encodes:
- the LOC133714811 gene encoding DNA damage-repair/toleration protein DRT100, with product MRVVLIAVALFCAIVSTTVVDSCLPTDLAALKAVKASLTESKLGLFNTWSGTDCCLNWHGVSCDPSTRRVVDINLRGESEDPILSKSGQSGFMSGSIAPEICNLDSLTTLVLADWKGITGDIPQCLTFLSSLRVLDLIGNKITGVIPADIGKLKMLRVLNLADNQISGEIPASMINLAGLMHLDLRNNRLSGEIPAGFSKLQMLSRVLLSGNQLTGSIPESIGNMPRLADLDLSRNQISGSIPDSLGKMRVLSTLNLDGNSISGQLPSVLLSNHGLGILNLSRNSIGGNIPDVFHGNSYFMALDLSYNNLKGAIPGSLSSAKYIGHLDLSHNHLCGNIPVGDPFDHMEESSFANNDCLCGNPLKTC from the coding sequence ATGAGGGTAGTGTTGATCGCCGTCGCTCTATTCTGCGCCATTGTATCAACTACTGTTGTTGATTCCTGCTTACCAACAGACCTGGCAGCACTCAAAGCCGTCAAGGCCTCACTCACCGAATCCAAACTCGGCCTCTTCAACACATGGTCCGGCACCGACTGCTGCCTCAACTGGCACGGCGTCAGCTGCGACCCTTCAACTCGCCGTGTCGTCGACATTAACCTCCGCGGCGAGTCCGAGGACCCCATTCTCTCCAAGTCCGGCCAGTCCGGCTTCATGTCCGGCTCCATTGCCCCCGAGATTTGTAACCTCGACAGCCTCACCACCCTCGTCCTCGCCGACTGGAAGGGAATCACCGGCGACATCCCCCAATGCCTCACCTTCCTCTCTTCCCTCCGAGTCCTCGACCTCATCGGAAACAAAATCACCGGCGTCATTCCGGCCGATATCGGCAAGCTGAAGATGCTCAGAGTCCTCAACCTTGCCGACAACCAGATCTCCGGCGAGATTCCGGCCAGCATGATCAACCTCGCCGGGTTAATGCACCTGGACCTccgcaacaacagactctcagGCGAAATTCCGGCCGGATTTTCGAAGCTACAAATGTTGAGCCGAGTATTGCTGAGCGGGAACCAACTCACCGGATCTATCCCCGAGTCCATCGGCAACATGCCTCGCTTAGCTGACCTGGACCTGTCGAGGAACCAGATCTCGGGTTCGATACCAGACAGTCTCGGAAAAATGCGGGTTCTGTCGACACTCAACTTGGACGGAAACTCAATTTCCGGTCAGTTACCGTCGGTGTTGTTGAGCAACCACGGTTTGGGTATCCTGAACTTGAGCCGGAACAGCATTGGAGGCAACATCCCTGACGTGTTTCACGGAAATTCTTACTTCATGGCTCTGGATTTGTCGTACAACAATTTGAAGGGAGCGATACCAGGTTCGCTGTCGTCGGCGAAGTATATCGGACACCTGGATCTGAGCCACAATCACCTTTGCGGGAACATTCCGGTGGGTGATCCGTTCGATCATATGGAAGAGTCGTCGTTTGCCAACAACGATTGTCTCTGCGGGAATCCGTTGAAGACTTGTTGA
- the LOC133713465 gene encoding protein gamma response 1: MEETTRQICFPTDTQSPDIKLATLLLATIQEAKDRIQETKHRVYQIEYVFLTQLYPLLQSKSETLQKFQDEWKSKEANLLLQIETLRAENELIVEENRSLKLDREELFREKEDMINQLRDEVTGLQLRSDELEQMLDHKCKEADEGMELRSRLLEEVELKDSVIVSKGKQLKESEESRNVLSAKVSDLEKRADELKQNLFKKIELQASEIVNNEKLLKYREEEKKLMLTKLKNVEENVSQLQKELLTKNEEVEDCAREKKLLLRKMTGLEEKVNELQGDLRGRAGEGAKRRGSTENLHQQVESITADLLTERKKYGELTAAYKSLKSQHTYLRSKYGLTKENMLPHNKLEDESDLLRNDQNPSTFHDLEDKNQHASPAACNIKKMKNEISFNNNLNEGKVQKPIQATSPFSSTSVSPKCPFTVKSAPVAGRKRSASSWIDTRSRQGQNGTDPHDDFLDTPIENVRANLNRSTKEKVTDLPVPVQNDSNLGSSDDETQDVTADHPRLPKQHMPVTVAGKNGFKYVEPVRKRAERENLKGVECKQCKKFYDAVLPDDGGKDNDNNKHDFRCEHHEGVSRHRSIGSGKCPYYCINGGCQLSVWSLGIQTGLWHLWPMVIGEWNSLMLVKPCLSLLLC, translated from the exons ATGGAGGAGACTACCAGACAAATTTGTTTCCCTACTGATACTCAATCTCCTGATATCAAGCTTGCTACTCTCCTGCTTGCTACCATTCAGGAAGCTAAAGACCGGATTCAGGAAACCAAACACCGGGTTTACCAGATCGAATATGTCTTCCTTACTCAGCTATACCCCTTATTACAATCCAAGTCCGAAACTCTCCAGAAATTTCAAGATGAGTGGAAATCAAAGGAAGCTAATCTCTTGCTTCAAATTGAAACACTTCGAGCTGAAAACGAACTAATCGTTGAAGAGAACCGCTCACTCAAGCTTGACAGGGAAGAGCTGTTCAGAGAAAAGGAAGACATGATAAACCAACTGCGAGATGAAGTGACAGGCCTACAACTAAGGAGTGATGAGCTGGAACAAATGCTTGACCACAAGTGTAAGGAAGCCGATGAGGGAATGGAATTGCGGAGTAGGTTGCTCGAAGAGGTTGAATTGAAAGACAGTGTCATTGTGAGTAAGGGAAAACAGCTGAAAGAGAGTGAAGAAAGTAGAAATGTGCTTTCTGCGAAAGTGAGTGATCTTGAAAAAAGAGCTGATGAGCTCAAACAAAATCTGTTCAAGAAGATTGAGTTACAAGCTTCTGAGATCGTGAACAATGAAAAGCTTTTGAAGTATcgggaagaagagaaaaaactaATGTTGACCAAATTGAAAAATGTGGAAGAAAATGTTAGCCAGCTCCAGAAGGAGCTCCTAACAAAGAATGAAGAAGTGGAAGATTGTGCAAGAGAGAAAAAACTTCTTCTGAGAAAAATGACTGGTTTAGAGGAGAAAGTTAATGAGCTACAAGGGGATCTCAGAGGCAGGGCCGGTGAAGGGGCCAAAAGAAGGGGTTCGACTGAAAATTTACACCAACAGGTTGAATCAATAACCGCAGATTTACTGACCGAGAGGAAGAAGTACGGGGAACTTACTGCTGCTTACAAAAGTCTAAAATCTCAGCACACATATCTCCGCAGCAAATATGGTCTTACCAAGGAGAATATGCTCCCCCATAATAAACTGGAAGATGAAAGTGATTTATTGAGAAATGATCAGAATCCATCAACATTCCATG ATCTTGAAGATAAAAATCAACATGCTTCTCCAGCTGCTTGTaacataaagaaaatgaagaatgaAATCAGTTTTAACAATAACTTGAATGAGGGCAAAGTACAAAAACCAATTCAAGCAACAAGTCCTTTCTCTTCTACTTCTGTTTCACCCAAATGTCCTTTCACTGTAAAATCTGCTCCAGTAGCTGGTAGAAAGCGGTCTGCATCGTCCTGGATAGACACGAGATCCCGCCAAGGCCAAAATGGGACTGACCCACACGATGATTTTCTTGACACCCCGATTGAGAACGTAAGAGCAAACTTGAATAGATCAACAAAGGAAAAAGTTACTGATCTTCCAGTTCCAGTTCAAAATGACTCAAATTTAGGTAGCTCTGATGATGAAACACAGGATGTGACTGCTGATCATCCTAGGCTACCAAAGCAGCATATGCCAGTTACAGTGGCTGGCAAAAATGGTTTCAAGTATGTGGAACCTGTAAGAAAGAGGGCTGAGCGGGAAAATTTGAAAGGAGTTGAATGCAAACAGTGCAAAAAGTTTTATGATGCTGTTCTTCCAGATGATGGTGGCAAGGACAATGATAATAATAAGCATGATTTCCGCTGTGAGCATCATGAAGGTGTTTCTCGACACAG GAGCATAGGATCGGGGAAATGTCCCTATTACTGTATTAATGGAGGTTGTCAGCTTTCAGTTTGGTCTCTGGGAATTCAAACTGGTCTTTGGCACCTATGGCCTATGGTCATTGGTGAGTGGAACTCACTTATGCTTGTGAAACCATGTTTATCTTTGCTATTATGCTAG
- the LOC133718143 gene encoding large ribosomal subunit protein eL31, whose amino-acid sequence MVDKAGKGRKEEVVTREYSINLHKRLHGCTFKKKAPNAIKEIRKFAQKAMATTDVRVDVKLNKHIWSRGIRSVPRRVRVRIARKRNDEEDAKEEFYSLVTVTEVPPEGLKGLGTKVVDEED is encoded by the exons ATGGTGGACAAGGCCGGAAAAGGAAGAAAGGAGGAGGTCGTTACCAGGGAGTACTCCATCAATCTCCACAAGCGCTTGCATGGATG CACCTTTAAAAAGAAGGCCCCAAACGCCATAAAGGAAATCAGGAAGTTTGCTCAAAAGGCCATGGCTACTACTGATGTCAGAGTGGATGTTAAACTCAACAAGCACATTTGGAGCCGTGGGATTCGAAGTGTGCCAAGAAGGGTTCGCGTCCGAATTGCACGAAAGAGAAACGATGAAGAAGATGCCAAGGAAGAGTTCTACTCCCTGGTTACTGTTACAGAGGTTCCGCCAGAGGGATTGAAGGGTTTGGGTACCAAGGTGGTTGACGAAGAAGACTGA
- the LOC133718373 gene encoding sm-like protein LSM7, translating to MSGRKETVLDLAKFVDKGVQVKLTGGRQVTGTLKGYDQLLNLVLDEAVEFLRDSDDPLKTTDQTRRLGLIVCRGTAVMLVSPTDGTDEIANPFSQPDGA from the exons ATG TCAGGGAGGAAAGAAACAGTGTTGGACTTGGCCAAGTTTGTGGACAAAGGTGTCCAAGTCAAGCTCACTGGTGGTAGACAAG TGACAGGGACTCTAAAAGGATATGATCAGTTGTTAAACCTTGTTCTGGATGAAGCAGTTGAATTTCTAAGAG aTTCTGATGATCCACTGAAGACTACTGACCAAACCAGGCGCCTTGGCCTAATT GTTTGTAGGGGAACTGCTGTGATGCTCGTGTCACCAACAGATGGTACAGATGAGATTGCTAACCCCTTTAGCCAGCCAGATGGGGCCTAA